In a genomic window of Platichthys flesus chromosome 24, fPlaFle2.1, whole genome shotgun sequence:
- the LOC133949636 gene encoding uncharacterized protein LOC133949636, producing the protein MTLSLLLLLLLLLLLGSSHTSHFTGTVMTFYPKDRSPDGLVTVVLRYKMNFHSGGGDTWRCFNGSCGNQSSLTLNRVSQESSGDWLQDEGVMTRQVPNSGAFQLWLDSGNWINNIRNGIVSWRAMTLVDLRIRSDTSRANASPQTTILPVVRVPSNCQRDFNLLAFDPDGDEVKCRYGNTSLSECNPCTPASVLRLSPSCTLSFSATSSSDEGPYAVQLVMEDFPRQTITLNQGEGGQTNITTNNAISQIPVQFVLQVDPAVPSCTEGLYLPTFLPPTPANRARLYTPVNQTLDISIKAAANFSTVSELLFSGPHNMNQTRSGPGQFTLSWTPSQSEEGESQPICFIVQALSNSTKYHSEQRCVIVSVGNDTSPSAEPTSEGPTPSERPTPSSQQIVIRLTARITSALNLTEEDIRSTVLQQLKNELVRFGLPPSTNLTLLGKV; encoded by the exons ATGAcgctgtctctgctgctgctgctgctgctgctgctgctgctgggcagCTCCCACACATCTCATTTTACCGGAACGGTCATGACCTTCTACCCAAAAGACCGCAGCCCAGATGGATTGGTCACG GTCGTCCTTCGATATAAGATGAACTTCCACTCGGGAGGTGGCGACACGTGGAGGTGCTTCAACGGGAGCTGTGGGAATCAGAGTTCTTTGACACTGAACAGAGTGTCCCAGGAGAGCAGCGGGGACTGGCTCCAGGATGAGGGAGTCATGACTCGGCAGGTTCCCAACAGCGGTGCTTTTCAGCTGTG GTTGGACAGTGGTAACTGGATAAATAACATCAGAAATGGCATCGTATCATGGAGAGCCATGACGCTGGTCGATCTGAGGATCCGTTCCGACACCAGCAGAGCCAACGCGTCCCCTCAGACCACCATCCTGCCAGTTGTGAG AGTTCCTTCAAACTGTCAGAGAGATTTCAACCTGTTGGCGTTTGACCCTGATGGAGACGAGGTCAAATGTAGATATGGAAACACATCGCTGTCAGAGTGTAACCCCTGCACGCCAGCGTCTGTCCTCCGCCTCTCACCG TCATGTACTCTGTCATTCAGCGCCACCAGCAGCAGTGATGAAGGTCCGTACGCAGTCCAGCTGGTGATGGAGGACTTTCCCCGACAGACGATCACCCTGAACCAAGGCGAAGGGGGGCAGACAAACATAACTACAAACAATGCTATCAGCCAAATACCTGTCCAATTTGTTCTACAGG TGGATCCTGCGGTGCCATCCTGCACAGAGGGACTCTATTTGCCTACGTTCCTgcctccaacaccagccaacaGAGCTCGACTTTACACCCCCGTCAATCAGACCCTGGACATCAGCATTAAAGCAGCTGCAAATTTCTCCAC ggtctctgagctgctgttcagCGGGCCGCACAACATGAACCAGACCAGATCAGGACCAGGTCAGTTTACCCTGAGCTGGACGCCATCTCAGAGCGAAGAGGGAGAGAGTCAACCCATCTGCTTCATTGTCCAAGCACTTTCCAA TTCAACAAAGTATCACTCTGAGCAGCGATGTGTCATCGTCAGTgttggaaacg ATACATCACCAAGCGCTGAACCAACTTCAGAGGGACCTACGCCATCAGAGAGACCTACGCCATCGTCCCAACAAA TTGTCATTCGCTTGACGGCGAGGATTACCTCTGCGTTGAATCTGACTGAGGAAGACATCAGGAGTACGGTCCTACAGCAG CTTAAAAACGAACTGGTGAGATTCGGACTGCCACCCAGCACCAATCTGACTTTACTGGGGAAGGTGTAA